A single genomic interval of Hydractinia symbiolongicarpus strain clone_291-10 chromosome 8, HSymV2.1, whole genome shotgun sequence harbors:
- the LOC130654148 gene encoding alpha-parvin-like, producing MAAVPNSPTTPTRTSTLGKKDKGGWMGTLTKKRQQSKKEVSELEDEGRNAIDGPTSPITEKTPDTFFLDEGQERFHVENKSYDDPKVKELCEALIDWINDVLATRRVVVKNIEEDLNDGQVLAMLVEKLANIDLGALTEVTQSVDLQKYKLGQLLEEINKLLALPLHGSQSWNVELIHSKYLPAILHLLVQLARQYNCPYRLPNNVIINVVVVQKRDGILRSKTVPEDITGNYNDREPKTERDAFDTLFDHAPEKLVVVKKSLQGFVNKHLSKLDLQIINLDTQFSDGVNFILLIGLLEGYFVPLHLFYMTPQSFDHKVHNVQFAMELVQDAGLQKPRIKPSDIVNGDLKSTLRVLYTLFTKYKNMK from the exons atggcggctGTACCAAACTCTCCTACAACCCCGACCAGAACTAGTACTCTAGGTAAGAAAGATAAAGGAGGATGGATGGGAACGTTAACCAAGAAAAGACAGCAGTCAAAGAAAGAAG TATCAGAATTAGAAGACGAAGGAAGAAATGCAATCGATGGTCCAACTTCACCAATAACAGAGAAAACACCAGACACCTTTTTTCTTG ACGAAGGACAAGAGAGGTTTCACGTGGAAAATAAATCATATGATgatccaaaagttaaagaactTTGTGAA GCTTTAATTGATTGGATCAATGATGTTTTGGCAACTCGCAGAGTTGTGGTGAAAAATATCGAGGAGGATTTAAATGATGGTCAGGTGCTAGCTATGCTTGTGG AAAAGCTTGCTAATATTGATCTGGGAGCACTAACAGAAGTGACTCAATCTGTGGATctacaaaaatataaactagGCCAGTTGTTAGAAGAAATCAATAAATTACTTGCATTGCCGTTACATGGCTCTCAGTCGTGGAATGTGGAACTTATTCATTCAAAATATCTGCCTGCAATCTTGCATCTACTCGTACAATTAGCAAGACAATATAACTGTCCATATAGACTTCCAAATAATGTCATCatcaatgttgttgttgttcaa AAGCGGGATGGTATATTAAGAAGTAAAACTGTTCCTGAGGACATCACAGGAAATTATAA cgacAGAGAACCCAAAACAG AACGCGATGCTTTCGATACATTGTTTGATCATGCTCCTGAAAAGCTGGTCGTCGTTAAAAAG tcccTCCAAGGTTTTGTGAACAAACATTTAAGCAAATTGGATTTACAGATAATAAATCTTGACACTCAG TTCAGCGATGGAGTCAACTTCATTCTGCTAATTGGTCTGCTTGAGGGATACTTTGTTCCGTTGCATTTGTTTTATATGACTCCCCAAAGTTTTGACCAtaag GTTCACAATGTACAATTTGCCATGGAGTTAGTTCAGGATGCTGGTTTGCAAAAGCCGCGCATTAAGCCATCTG ATATTGTCAATGGTGACTTGAAATCGACGTTACGCGTATTGTACACTTTATTTACGaagtacaaaaatatgaaataa
- the LOC130654149 gene encoding uncharacterized protein LOC130654149 produces MDKWLIVVTYICTCGAMTSLTDNEIPSTRQDKSIKNAVESWKEKEFKVFEPVPCQIIKSPFGCCWDKKSIPTGSNGEGCPACKDHKHMKCRKWKPFCGDKRVRSNCPKTCGQCSSESTERPCSDDPDWKPHCPAYKRIGLCRLSDIASQCEKTCNKC; encoded by the exons ATGGACAAGTGGCTAATAGTTGTGACATATATTTGCACGTGTGGTGCAATGACCAGTTTAACAG aTAACGAAATTCCATCAACAAGACAAGACAAGAGTATTAAAAACGCAGTAGAAAGttggaaagaaaaagaattcaaaG tttttgaacctgttccTTGCCAAATTATCAAATCGCCCTTCGGTTGTTGCTGGGACAAGAAAAGCATACCAACGGGTTCGAACGGAGAAGGTTGTCCCG cttgCAAAGACCATAAACATATGAAATGTAGAAAATGGAAGCCATTTTGTGGTGACAAACGTGTGAGAAGCAATTGCCCTAAAACATGTGGACAATGTT cTTCTGAATCCACAGAACGCCCTTGCTCAGACGATCCAGATTGGAAACCACACTGTCCCGCTTACAAGAGGATAGGTTTGTGTCGTCTGTCAGATATTGCATCTCAATGTGAAAAAACCTGCAACAAATGCT aa